One window of Pseudacidobacterium ailaaui genomic DNA carries:
- a CDS encoding NfeD family protein: MKRRRHGLGLFVGCILTLLFPAFCPAQQPPQVVLLHVDDTIQPVSEGYLRRGLAIAAGLHADAVLIELNTPGGMLESTRAIVHDILASPVPVIVYVAPAGSRAGSAGFFILEAADIAAMAPGTNAGAAHPVVMGGKLDDEMKRKLENDATAFLRSYVSRRGRNIAAAQDAVLDSKSYTEREAEQLKLIDCIAPSNTALLNMLDGRNVTRFDGSTTFLHTHHAHLIPVATTLRENILDRMMDPNLAVLVLVIGALLIYLEFNTPGTIVPGALGTMLLLLSLFALNLLPVRYTSLLLIAGAFVLMLLEAKFGGHGVLAASGILCLVLGLLTLVAGPIPEMRVSMGTAIGAGIAFGAVTTFLVRLAWRARKNKSLTGPEALVGSIAMAQQPLDPRGQVLVHGELWFAECPERVSAGELVRVRDVRGLTLLVERVPDNRSTTK, translated from the coding sequence GACACGATCCAGCCGGTAAGCGAGGGTTATCTTCGTCGCGGGCTGGCCATTGCAGCCGGACTCCATGCCGACGCTGTGTTGATCGAATTGAACACGCCGGGCGGAATGCTTGAATCTACCCGGGCCATCGTGCATGATATTCTCGCTTCTCCCGTACCGGTCATTGTCTATGTTGCTCCTGCGGGCAGCCGCGCCGGATCGGCGGGCTTTTTTATTCTTGAAGCCGCCGATATCGCTGCCATGGCGCCGGGCACCAATGCCGGTGCTGCTCACCCGGTGGTGATGGGCGGAAAGCTCGACGATGAGATGAAACGTAAGCTGGAGAACGATGCAACAGCTTTTCTGCGCTCCTACGTTTCACGCCGAGGACGCAACATAGCAGCGGCGCAGGACGCCGTGCTGGACTCAAAGTCTTACACCGAGCGCGAGGCCGAGCAATTGAAGCTGATTGATTGCATTGCTCCCAGCAATACTGCTCTTCTCAACATGTTGGATGGCCGTAATGTGACGCGTTTCGACGGCTCGACTACCTTCCTACACACGCATCATGCTCATCTGATTCCGGTGGCCACGACCTTGCGCGAAAACATCCTTGACCGGATGATGGATCCGAATCTGGCCGTGCTCGTATTGGTCATTGGCGCGCTACTGATTTATCTGGAATTCAATACTCCCGGTACCATTGTTCCCGGTGCCCTGGGAACGATGCTTTTGCTGTTGTCACTTTTTGCGCTGAATCTGCTTCCGGTGCGCTACACCTCCCTTCTGCTGATAGCAGGTGCGTTTGTGCTGATGCTGCTCGAAGCCAAGTTTGGCGGGCACGGTGTACTCGCAGCTTCAGGCATCCTCTGCCTGGTTCTAGGTCTGTTGACATTGGTAGCAGGGCCCATTCCGGAGATGCGCGTCAGCATGGGAACGGCCATCGGAGCAGGCATTGCCTTCGGTGCCGTGACGACTTTCCTTGTGCGGCTGGCGTGGCGGGCGCGAAAAAACAAGTCTCTTACTGGACCGGAGGCCCTGGTTGGCTCGATTGCAATGGCCCAGCAGCCGCTGGACCCGCGCGGACAAGTTCTGGTCCACGGTGAGCTTTGGTTTGCCGAATGCCCAGAACGCGTTTCAGCCGGCGAGCTTGTGCGGGTCCGCGATGTGCGCGGCCTGACCCTGTTGGTAGAAAGGGTTCCTGACAATCGGTCCACAACAAAATAA
- a CDS encoding YpdA family putative bacillithiol disulfide reductase, producing the protein MDNRTPPEVFDVLVIGAGPTGMACAIEAQRIALRSVLVDKGCLCNSIYHYPSNMTFFTTPELLEIGDVPFPSVNQKPTRNEALEYYRKVAEHYQLDVRQYQKVNTISGADGAFRVHVTDKFGRQLTHHARKLVVATGYYDLPNLMGIPGEDLPKVHHYYEDPHPYYGLDVMVIGGKNSAAIAALDLWRHGARVTLVHRGPAMHKHVKYWILPDIENRIKNGEITAYFQTQVERIEEDSVILKTPEGEVSVKNDFVFAMTGYHPDFDFLMSLGIRLESKDRCPECNPQSLESNIPGIYLAGVILAGERTNEIFIENGRFHGKRIAADLKEKLTAVLEA; encoded by the coding sequence ATGGACAATCGCACTCCTCCAGAAGTTTTTGATGTCCTGGTCATTGGGGCAGGACCGACGGGCATGGCCTGCGCAATTGAAGCGCAGCGTATCGCTCTTCGTAGTGTGCTGGTGGATAAAGGATGTCTCTGTAATTCCATTTACCATTACCCGTCAAACATGACGTTTTTTACGACTCCAGAGCTGCTGGAAATTGGTGATGTCCCTTTTCCCAGCGTAAACCAGAAGCCCACACGCAATGAAGCGCTGGAATATTACCGGAAGGTGGCCGAACACTATCAGCTTGATGTTCGGCAATATCAAAAGGTGAACACCATTTCGGGGGCAGATGGTGCTTTCCGTGTCCATGTAACAGATAAATTCGGACGCCAACTTACCCACCATGCGCGCAAACTGGTGGTGGCCACCGGCTATTATGATCTGCCCAATCTTATGGGCATTCCGGGAGAAGACCTGCCCAAGGTCCATCATTATTATGAAGATCCGCATCCTTACTACGGACTGGATGTAATGGTCATTGGTGGAAAAAATTCAGCGGCAATTGCGGCACTGGACTTGTGGCGTCACGGAGCGCGAGTCACACTTGTGCATCGTGGTCCTGCCATGCACAAGCACGTAAAATACTGGATCCTTCCTGACATTGAAAACCGCATCAAGAATGGGGAGATTACCGCATATTTTCAAACCCAGGTGGAACGCATCGAGGAAGATTCTGTCATTCTGAAGACGCCGGAGGGAGAAGTTTCGGTGAAGAATGATTTTGTCTTTGCCATGACTGGCTACCATCCGGACTTCGATTTTCTGATGTCGCTCGGGATCCGGCTGGAAAGTAAAGACCGCTGTCCCGAGTGCAATCCGCAAAGCTTGGAAAGCAACATACCAGGAATTTACCTGGCTGGAGTAATTCTTGCCGGCGAGCGTACGAATGAAATCTTTATTGAAAATGGCCGCTTTCACGGAAAGAGGATTGCGGCCGATCTGAAGGAGAAGCTGACAGCTGTGCTGGAAGCTTAA
- a CDS encoding sensor histidine kinase, which yields MKDGKLLLWKPRTIRGQLIASLVLFELLALGLFTAFLVREQQKELQQRIDRRLEYQGSQLALQAAEAIEEGKADSLQKMVSTLLHYPSIGNVQITDLQGRAIAGADASMNGKLNLTPTERNFLRRLDRPAIFNLKENVREIVAPVMVQGQIRGLVWIAPNEESDRLQLHSLLRVTLISAILATLGCTILATLMARTVTKPLNVLMRATRQIVRDPEDLSNFPLPVTSENEAAALTTAFNMMVASIEEQRSGLNDTLALLDSMLANAPIGFAFFDRKFRFVRVNQFLADMHHSTISRHLGRAVNEVFPESAAVPLQRAIDQVFSTGRPVQDLELTGEIEGQPGRIRAWLANVYPVQTGSNAVRWVGAVIVDTTQRRNSEEALRKTEKLAAAGRLAASIAHEINNPLEAVTNLLYLIRLQEKLPSEIERYVDLAQHELARVSEITQQTLRFYRQSTLPVTANICELLESVLTLHQGRVNSLHVEVRRFYDSQVEIFCFAGELRQLFANLISNALDAMMPGPGMLTLSVRQSRSWRNPSVEGVRISVADTGCGMSDEVRARIFEPFFTTKDATGTGLGLWVSAEVIRKHRGEVRIRSRAADTCHPQRKPGTVFMIFFPQSAVEGHLSENYANSSQTA from the coding sequence TTGAAGGACGGAAAACTGCTTTTGTGGAAGCCCAGAACAATTCGTGGCCAGTTGATTGCCAGCCTGGTTCTATTTGAGCTGCTTGCTCTTGGATTGTTTACTGCTTTTCTTGTGCGTGAGCAGCAGAAGGAGCTCCAGCAGCGCATTGACCGCCGCCTGGAGTATCAGGGATCGCAATTGGCATTGCAGGCTGCAGAAGCCATTGAGGAAGGCAAGGCCGATTCCCTACAGAAGATGGTGAGCACGCTGCTGCATTATCCCAGCATCGGCAACGTGCAGATTACTGATTTGCAGGGAAGGGCCATTGCGGGTGCAGATGCTTCCATGAACGGAAAGCTGAATCTGACGCCGACAGAGCGCAATTTTCTCAGACGTCTGGACCGACCGGCCATCTTCAACCTTAAGGAAAACGTACGTGAAATCGTTGCTCCTGTGATGGTCCAGGGCCAAATCAGGGGACTGGTATGGATCGCCCCTAACGAAGAATCAGACCGCCTGCAACTGCATTCGTTATTGCGGGTCACACTCATCTCAGCCATTCTTGCTACTCTTGGGTGCACGATTCTGGCCACGCTGATGGCGCGGACGGTCACCAAACCCTTGAATGTACTGATGCGTGCCACCCGCCAGATTGTGCGCGACCCGGAAGACCTCTCGAATTTTCCGCTCCCAGTTACCTCAGAAAATGAGGCAGCGGCTTTGACCACGGCATTCAATATGATGGTTGCCTCCATCGAGGAGCAGCGTTCCGGGTTGAACGATACTCTGGCGCTGCTGGACTCCATGCTGGCCAACGCCCCAATTGGTTTTGCGTTCTTTGACCGTAAGTTCCGGTTTGTTCGCGTCAACCAGTTTCTGGCGGACATGCATCACAGCACGATTAGCCGGCACCTGGGGCGCGCCGTCAATGAGGTCTTTCCGGAGTCCGCCGCAGTTCCGCTGCAGCGGGCCATTGACCAGGTTTTTTCCACAGGACGACCAGTGCAGGACCTGGAATTGACCGGCGAGATCGAAGGCCAGCCGGGCCGCATCCGTGCATGGCTGGCCAATGTATATCCCGTACAGACGGGTTCTAATGCGGTGCGATGGGTTGGCGCGGTGATTGTGGACACAACGCAGCGCCGCAATTCCGAAGAGGCATTGCGAAAAACGGAAAAATTGGCTGCGGCAGGTCGTCTGGCAGCTTCCATCGCTCACGAGATTAATAATCCGCTGGAAGCTGTAACGAACCTTTTGTATCTCATCCGTCTTCAGGAAAAACTTCCATCTGAGATCGAGAGATATGTGGACCTGGCCCAGCACGAGCTGGCCCGCGTTTCTGAAATTACCCAACAGACGTTGAGGTTCTACCGGCAGTCCACTCTTCCGGTTACAGCAAACATCTGTGAGCTGCTGGAATCGGTGCTGACTTTGCATCAGGGGCGGGTCAATTCTTTGCATGTAGAAGTACGCCGCTTTTATGACTCACAGGTTGAAATCTTCTGTTTTGCAGGTGAACTGCGTCAGCTCTTTGCCAACCTTATCAGCAATGCTTTGGATGCGATGATGCCCGGTCCAGGCATGCTGACGCTCAGCGTCCGGCAATCACGTTCGTGGCGTAATCCATCCGTTGAGGGAGTGCGCATTTCTGTTGCTGATACTGGATGCGGAATGTCCGATGAAGTGCGGGCGCGCATTTTTGAACCTTTCTTTACCACAAAAGACGCAACCGGCACCGGGCTTGGTCTGTGGGTCAGCGCCGAAGTCATCCGCAAGCACCGGGGTGAGGTCCGCATTCGCAGCCGCGCCGCTGATACGTGCCATCCGCAGCGAAAGCCAGGGACGGTCTTTATGATTTTCTTTCCCCAGTCCGCTGTTGAGGGGCACTTGAGCGAAAATTACGCTAATAGCTCTCAGACGGCATAA
- a CDS encoding SPOR domain-containing protein gives MRNVAEYEEINENESEITLNTGTLLGIFFGLVLVCGVFFGFGYSMGRRGTANTSSPPEASPTASPQAETSTPQANSTPKPSAMEALQTEGQSADPTNPSAAQSMSQEDTENTTPKPAPAQTLAQPSSVVRPALKPAAFPVATPASTPSSGSFMVQIAAVSRQEDANTLANALQKHGYTVSVRNEPQDKLYHVQVGPFASRDAARAMRSRLLADGYNAILKP, from the coding sequence ATGAGAAATGTGGCCGAGTACGAAGAGATAAACGAAAACGAGTCTGAAATTACGCTGAATACAGGCACGTTACTGGGGATTTTCTTTGGCCTTGTGCTGGTGTGCGGCGTGTTTTTCGGCTTTGGTTACTCGATGGGACGCCGCGGAACAGCGAATACGTCCAGCCCACCTGAGGCATCGCCGACGGCCAGCCCACAGGCGGAAACCTCCACGCCGCAGGCAAACAGCACGCCCAAGCCATCGGCCATGGAAGCATTGCAGACAGAAGGCCAGTCTGCGGACCCAACCAATCCTTCTGCGGCGCAGAGCATGTCGCAGGAAGACACCGAAAATACGACGCCAAAACCTGCTCCCGCACAGACCCTGGCACAACCCTCTTCCGTCGTCAGGCCCGCTTTGAAGCCCGCAGCATTCCCAGTCGCCACACCGGCCTCTACCCCATCCAGCGGATCTTTCATGGTGCAGATCGCTGCAGTATCGCGCCAGGAAGACGCAAATACGCTGGCCAACGCCCTGCAAAAGCATGGCTATACCGTTTCTGTGCGCAATGAGCCGCAAGACAAGCTCTACCACGTTCAGGTGGGGCCCTTTGCTTCTCGGGATGCAGCCCGGGCAATGCGCTCGCGTCTGCTGGCGGATGGATATAATGCCATCCTCAAACCGTAG
- a CDS encoding slipin family protein, whose amino-acid sequence MGIPGLIVVAVIILYLLNSIKILREYERGVIFRLGRALQQPKGPGIILVFRPFDQMIRVSLRQEVLEVPPQDVITRDNVTIKVNAVITLRVLDPLKAVIEVSNYVYQTSQFAQTTLRSVLGEVELDSLLAHRDALNQRIQSIMDQRTEPWGVKVVSVEVKQVDLPEQMLRAMAKQAEAEREKRSKIINAEGEYAAAQRLVDAANLLATQPMTLQLRYLQTLTDIGTEKNTTVIFPLPVELISLIQKIVPARSEEQK is encoded by the coding sequence ATGGGCATTCCCGGCCTGATTGTCGTAGCAGTCATCATTCTTTATCTGCTGAACTCTATCAAGATACTGCGCGAATACGAGCGCGGCGTCATTTTCCGTCTCGGACGCGCTTTGCAGCAGCCCAAGGGGCCGGGGATCATTCTTGTTTTTCGCCCCTTTGATCAGATGATCCGCGTTTCCCTGCGACAGGAAGTCCTGGAAGTCCCTCCGCAGGACGTCATTACGCGCGACAATGTGACGATCAAGGTAAATGCGGTCATCACCCTGCGCGTGCTCGATCCTTTAAAGGCTGTGATCGAAGTTTCAAATTATGTCTATCAGACTTCCCAATTTGCACAGACCACCTTGCGCTCCGTGCTTGGAGAGGTCGAGCTGGACAGTCTGCTGGCGCATCGGGACGCTCTCAATCAGCGCATCCAGAGCATCATGGACCAGCGTACAGAACCTTGGGGCGTAAAAGTGGTGAGTGTGGAAGTCAAGCAGGTGGACCTTCCAGAGCAGATGCTACGCGCCATGGCCAAGCAGGCAGAGGCCGAACGCGAAAAGCGATCGAAGATTATCAATGCCGAGGGCGAATATGCCGCAGCGCAGCGCCTGGTGGATGCCGCGAACCTGCTGGCCACACAGCCCATGACTTTGCAATTGCGATATCTGCAGACACTTACAGATATCGGGACGGAGAAGAACACCACTGTCATCTTCCCCCTGCCAGTGGAACTGATTTCCCTGATCCAGAAAATTGTTCCCGCCAGATCTGAGGAGCAAAAATGA